Proteins encoded together in one Benincasa hispida cultivar B227 chromosome 1, ASM972705v1, whole genome shotgun sequence window:
- the LOC120080098 gene encoding uncharacterized mitochondrial protein AtMg00810-like, translating into MTHGPWSLNPLIKSPIIKPITIRVLFTLALHYGWNLRQVDINNAFLHGILEDEVYMTQPPGMIDKSDPTNVWSSSSMIDRLVFYLNNKFSLKDLGLLNYFLGVEVSYPKFGGLFLSQKKYIVDLLYKAKMQNTNVIATPIVSGSVLSAFHGERFVDVRLYRSIVGALQYITLTRREISYSVNKVCQFIHSPNRFHWQVVKRILRYLAGTLEQGLLFKKPKDLTIQGFVDADWASDPDDGKSTFGVCVYFGGT; encoded by the exons ATGACACATGGTCCTTGGAGTCTCAACCCTCTGATAAAAAG TCCGATTATAAAACCCATCACAATTCGTGTATTGTTTACTCTGGCATTGCATTATGGATGGAATCTGAGACAAGTTGATATTAACAATGCCTTTCTTCATGGTATATTAGAAGATGAAGTGTACATGACTCAGCCACCAGGAATGATTGATAAGTCAGATCCTACAAATGTTT GGAGTTCATCATCTATGATTGATAGACTGGTTTTTTACTTGAACAACAAATTTTCTCTTAAAGATTTGGGCTTGTTGAATTACTTTTTGGGTGTTGAGGTGTCCTATCCTAAGTTTGGTGGTTTGTTTCTGTCACAAAAGAAATATATAGTTGATCTGTTATATAAAGCAAAAATGCAAAATACAAATGTTATTGCTACTCCAATAGTTAGTGGGTCTGTTTTATCTGCATTTCATGGTGAACGGTTTGTTGATGTAAGGTTGTATAGGAGTATAGTTGGAGCTTTACAGTATATCACCTTAACAAGACGAGAAATCTCTTACAGTGTGAACAAAGTTTGTCAGTTTATACATTCTCCAAATCGTTTTCATTGGCAAGTTGTCAAGCGTATTCTAAGGTACTTAGCAGGAACACTTGAGCAAGGGCTATTGTTTAAGAAGCCAAAAGATTTGACTATTCAAGGTTTTGTTGATGCTGACTGGGCCTCAGATCCAGATGATGGAAAATCAACTTTTGGTGTTTGTGTATATTTTGGAGGCACTTGA